The segment TCATGGGAGTATGGTGACGGATGTCGCGTGTGTATTGACCTCGATGATCTCGGCTTCTTCCATCGGTACGCCGAGGAATTCCGTGACCGGCGTGGGAAGCTTCTGGTAATTCAGCGTTGCCTTCACCGTCAACGGCCCCGGCGCGCACGTACCCGGCACCACCCAGGTGAAGTTCTCCATCTTTGTCTCCCGCGGTCCGATGCGGTAATCCACCGCCTGCGATGCGGTGTTCCACTGCATGATCGTCATGCGCCCCTGCGGATCGAGATACGGCAGGCGGAAGATCCTGTCGCCGAGAGGCACACCGTCGCGCTGGATACCCTTGAAGTCCGGCAGGTTCAACGGAATGCCCATATCCTGATACGCCAGCGTGTTCGCTGCGATGGTGTATTCCTCTCCCACGAATCCCTTCTTGTCCACGGGGAGGTGATAGACATTCCCCTTCGCATCGGTGGCTTCCACATGCAGCCACACCATTCGCTCTTCCGCGGAGCCGGTCGGGAATTTGTGTCCGGTCTTCTGGTTGAACAGGGCAACGGTGAAGCGTACCTTCTCGCCCGGTTCCACCTCCCGGCCATCGGGGTGGATGCGCACTTCGATCGTACCGCGCACCTTGCCGGGGTCATGTGCACCGTGGAACAGATGCTGCATGGCATCGGGGACCTTCGGCTTCAGCGAGACGATCTGGCCTTCGGCCTTCGTCATGTGGCAATCGTGGCAGCGCACGCCTTCCTTTGCGTACGGCCCTTCCTTCCACTCGAGGTGGGTGGATTTCACCCAGACGCCATAGGGGCTCTTCTCGTTGTGACAGGTTCCGCAGAAGTCGGGGTTGGAGATGAACTCGAGTTTGCGCGTCTCGTGTACCGGCGACACCACACCCTCGCGGCGGCCGTATTT is part of the Ignavibacteriota bacterium genome and harbors:
- a CDS encoding NapC/NirT family cytochrome c; amino-acid sequence: MKTLFVLLLTIALTPALPGQQKKSGDDALGTHPYDAFEKPKSCGTACHKDFFQQWQQSMMSQAYTHHWDEIEYFKLAVPHAEKDPKVAGVKAGCNGCHSPIAFMAGDVPPPKPEANSRANESVSCDVCHTITGFAGDTPFNFNYISEPGKIKYGRREGVVSPVHETRKLEFISNPDFCGTCHNEKSPYGVWVKSTHLEWKEGPYAKEGVRCHDCHMTKAEGQIVSLKPKVPDAMQHLFHGAHDPGKVRGTIEVRIHPDGREVEPGEKVRFTVALFNQKTGHKFPTGSAEERMVWLHVEATDAKGNVYHLPVDKKGFVGEEYTIAANTLAYQDMGIPLNLPDFKGIQRDGVPLGDRIFRLPYLDPQGRMTIMQWNTASQAVDYRIGPRETKMENFTWVVPGTCAPGPLTVKATLNYQKLPTPVTEFLGVPMEEAEIIEVNTHATSVTILP